From one Rhizobium sp. BT04 genomic stretch:
- a CDS encoding NAD(P)H-dependent oxidoreductase, whose product MKVVVITGNLSRPSKTRAVADFMVDRVRASGNEASCWDLVDLHPHLGATVLPSSAAEIVKAALNDILASDVLVVGSPVYKASYTGLLKHLFDLVDMKALKGRYVIPFATGKASSHKPLVEASMEALFDFFEAQIHSRFIFALDEDFQNDALSENLRALVDRELDAARRAVSP is encoded by the coding sequence ATGAAAGTTGTTGTAATAACGGGGAATTTATCGCGCCCCTCGAAAACCCGGGCCGTAGCAGACTTCATGGTGGATCGGGTGCGCGCGTCCGGCAACGAAGCAAGCTGCTGGGACCTTGTCGACCTTCATCCGCACCTTGGGGCAACAGTGTTGCCCTCCAGCGCCGCTGAGATTGTTAAAGCGGCACTCAACGATATTTTGGCTAGTGACGTGCTAGTTGTTGGTAGTCCGGTCTACAAAGCATCTTACACTGGGTTGCTGAAGCATTTATTCGACCTTGTCGACATGAAAGCGCTTAAGGGCCGCTATGTGATCCCTTTTGCAACCGGTAAAGCATCGAGTCACAAGCCGCTCGTCGAAGCCTCGATGGAAGCCTTATTCGACTTTTTCGAAGCGCAAATACATAGCCGTTTCATTTTCGCTCTCGATGAAGATTTTCAGAACGATGCTCTTTCTGAGAACCTGCGCGCGCTTGTCGACAGAGAGCTCGATGCCGCGCGTCGCGCCGTCAGCCCATAA
- a CDS encoding bifunctional 3,4-dihydroxy-2-butanone-4-phosphate synthase/GTP cyclohydrolase II: MSFSSIDEAIEAIEAGEMVIVVDDENRENEGDLVVAAEKITAEHIAFMMKYARGLICVPLPAERLDKLEIPLMVTRNSDSLQTAFTVSVDCKHGTTTGISAEDRAATVKSLIDPQTRPEDLSRPGHIFPLRANRLGVLGRPGHTEAAVDLARLAGLAPAGVICEIANDDGTMSRLPDLEKFAIEHGLHIVTIDALIEYCRSRDTRVKRYAQSFMPTRFGDFKAIAYRDSLTGTEHLALTLGELCEKEDVLVRVHSECLTGEAFRSMRCDCGQQLEMALRAVQLAGAGCVIYMRGQEGRGIGLGNKIAAYSLQDHGRDTLEANRELGFASDSREYNAAADIIRDLGIGSVRLLTNNPTKIEALRTSGVIVSSRQSLIAASSASNITYFKTKRDRFGHLLDQDTSAEHVGRSNVFSVFGAQVFSGPLG; this comes from the coding sequence ATGTCTTTTTCGAGCATAGATGAGGCGATCGAGGCGATCGAAGCGGGCGAGATGGTTATCGTGGTCGACGACGAAAACCGGGAGAATGAAGGCGACCTAGTCGTTGCTGCCGAAAAAATAACAGCTGAGCACATCGCTTTCATGATGAAATATGCGAGAGGCCTTATCTGCGTGCCACTTCCAGCCGAACGTCTCGACAAACTCGAGATCCCCCTGATGGTCACACGTAATTCGGACTCACTGCAGACGGCATTTACCGTTTCCGTCGATTGCAAACACGGCACAACGACAGGGATTTCAGCCGAAGATCGAGCAGCAACCGTCAAGTCGCTCATCGATCCGCAGACGCGGCCGGAAGACCTATCGCGACCGGGTCACATTTTTCCTTTGCGTGCAAATCGTCTCGGTGTCCTGGGCCGTCCTGGCCACACCGAAGCTGCCGTGGATCTTGCACGACTTGCCGGCCTGGCGCCGGCTGGCGTAATCTGCGAGATCGCCAATGACGACGGAACCATGTCTCGACTGCCAGATCTCGAGAAGTTCGCAATCGAACATGGCCTGCACATAGTAACGATCGACGCTTTGATTGAGTACTGCAGGAGTCGTGATACGAGGGTAAAGCGTTACGCGCAGTCCTTTATGCCAACGCGGTTTGGGGATTTCAAGGCAATTGCTTATCGCGATAGTTTGACGGGAACTGAACACTTAGCTTTGACACTTGGCGAGTTGTGCGAGAAGGAAGACGTTCTGGTACGGGTGCATTCTGAATGTCTGACAGGTGAGGCGTTCCGGTCCATGCGATGCGACTGCGGTCAACAGCTCGAAATGGCTCTTCGGGCGGTCCAGTTAGCGGGCGCTGGTTGCGTGATCTACATGCGTGGGCAAGAGGGGCGTGGCATTGGCTTAGGAAACAAAATTGCGGCTTACAGCCTGCAGGATCATGGTCGTGATACTCTTGAGGCAAATCGGGAACTCGGCTTCGCATCTGATTCCCGCGAATATAACGCAGCGGCGGATATCATCCGCGACCTCGGTATCGGCAGCGTTCGGCTTCTGACCAACAATCCTACAAAAATAGAGGCGCTGCGAACGTCAGGCGTCATCGTGTCGTCTCGCCAGAGTCTGATCGCCGCATCTAGCGCGTCCAACATCACTTATTTTAAGACAAAGCGCGATCGGTTTGGCCACCTGTTGGACCAGGACACGTCAGCTGAACACGTCGGCCGGAGCAACGTCTTTTCAGTGTTTGGCGCGCAGGTGTTCTCTGGACCCCTTGGATAA
- a CDS encoding NAD(P)-dependent alcohol dehydrogenase, with protein sequence MKQAYAAVSREKAKPLILECIGIEEPRADEILVRIVASGVCHTDLVVRDQGYDVPQPVVLGHEGSGVVEAVGSAVKDLVPGDHVALSYAYCGKCEKCLSGTPFYCEDFFGRNFRGTRPDGTCPIHDSHGKQISGCFFEQSSFATYAIASERNAVKVAKDVPLELIGPLGCGLQTGAGAVLNCLKPKPGSSIAVFGAGAVGMAATMAAKIAGCATIIVIDLNDERLELSRELGATHTINARKLDSVAAIRKIVPAGVDFSLECTSSPRVFRQAVDCLGTPGTCGLVGSSALGTEGTIDIGNFLFGRTLIGVVEGQSVPSEFVPQLIEYWQQGLFPFDKLVQFYDLDQINEAMADSESGKVIKPILRMKH encoded by the coding sequence ATGAAGCAGGCATATGCGGCGGTCTCGCGCGAAAAGGCGAAGCCCTTGATCTTGGAGTGCATAGGGATTGAGGAACCTCGTGCAGACGAGATTTTGGTCCGCATCGTCGCATCGGGGGTATGTCATACCGACCTGGTGGTCAGGGACCAGGGATATGACGTACCTCAACCTGTTGTGTTGGGACACGAAGGCTCTGGCGTCGTCGAGGCCGTCGGGAGCGCAGTTAAAGATCTTGTGCCCGGTGATCACGTTGCTTTGAGCTACGCCTATTGCGGCAAGTGCGAAAAGTGCCTTTCCGGTACACCTTTCTACTGCGAGGACTTCTTCGGTCGCAATTTCCGCGGCACTCGTCCGGATGGCACCTGCCCGATCCATGATTCTCACGGGAAACAGATTAGTGGCTGCTTCTTCGAGCAGTCGTCATTTGCAACCTACGCCATCGCCAGCGAACGAAACGCCGTGAAGGTTGCAAAGGATGTTCCACTCGAGTTGATCGGACCGCTCGGGTGCGGGCTTCAGACCGGTGCTGGCGCGGTACTGAATTGCCTCAAGCCGAAGCCCGGCTCGTCAATAGCAGTGTTCGGTGCTGGTGCGGTTGGCATGGCGGCTACGATGGCCGCGAAAATCGCCGGATGCGCGACCATCATCGTGATCGACTTGAACGATGAACGGCTGGAACTTTCGCGCGAACTCGGGGCGACGCACACGATAAATGCCCGCAAATTGGACAGCGTTGCCGCGATCAGGAAGATCGTCCCCGCAGGCGTTGATTTCAGCTTGGAATGCACGAGTTCGCCGCGAGTTTTCCGTCAGGCAGTCGACTGCCTTGGTACGCCGGGAACATGCGGTCTCGTTGGCTCGTCCGCTCTCGGCACTGAAGGCACGATCGATATCGGGAACTTCCTTTTCGGCCGCACATTGATCGGCGTTGTCGAAGGACAAAGCGTTCCGTCCGAGTTCGTCCCGCAGTTGATCGAGTATTGGCAGCAGGGACTTTTCCCGTTCGACAAACTGGTTCAGTTCTATGACCTCGACCAGATCAACGAGGCGATGGCTGATTCCGAGAGCGGCAAAGTCATTAAGCCGATCCTTCGCATGAAGCATTAG
- a CDS encoding 2,3-bisphosphoglycerate-dependent phosphoglycerate mutase has translation MSTLVIVRHGQSEGNARGEFTGTSDVPLTQEGWSESRRAGSLLANLGISFDIAFSSALLRTVDTCRAILNETNGDLLEPIRRTELNERDYGQLTGINKNVARERWGQDVVQVWRRSYSTPPPGGESIRDISARVLPFLISEVFPPLLRGKSVLVVAHGNTIRSLKQGIERLTIQDTLAIESPTAAPTVYRIASDLSIIEKTNVLVGTVC, from the coding sequence ATGTCCACTCTGGTGATTGTCCGGCATGGCCAAAGCGAAGGGAACGCGCGCGGGGAGTTCACGGGTACGAGCGACGTGCCGCTCACACAGGAGGGCTGGTCTGAGAGCAGGCGAGCCGGCTCACTGCTCGCGAACCTCGGCATCTCGTTCGATATTGCGTTTAGCTCTGCCCTCTTGCGCACAGTCGACACTTGCAGAGCGATTTTGAACGAAACCAACGGCGATCTGCTGGAGCCAATCAGGAGAACCGAGTTGAACGAACGCGACTACGGACAGCTCACCGGCATCAACAAGAACGTGGCACGTGAGCGGTGGGGCCAGGATGTTGTCCAGGTTTGGCGCCGCTCGTACAGCACTCCACCACCTGGGGGAGAAAGCATACGGGACATAAGCGCGAGGGTTCTGCCCTTTTTGATAAGCGAAGTGTTCCCCCCCTTGTTGAGAGGGAAATCGGTTCTTGTGGTGGCCCACGGGAATACGATCAGGTCACTAAAGCAGGGCATCGAACGCCTCACGATCCAGGATACGCTCGCTATTGAGTCACCGACCGCCGCGCCAACTGTATACCGGATTGCGTCGGACCTCTCGATCATCGAGAAGACTAACGTCCTGGTTGGTACTGTCTGTTAA